A single Triticum dicoccoides isolate Atlit2015 ecotype Zavitan chromosome 2A, WEW_v2.0, whole genome shotgun sequence DNA region contains:
- the LOC119357958 gene encoding protein ALTERED XYLOGLUCAN 4-like translates to MDCNLFNGTWIRDLGGPIYTNMTCPTIPDSKNCAKYGKQMDYVNWRWKPHGCDMARFQPQLFLNIVQGKTLAFVGDSIGRNQMESLLCLLSQVEAPTKVHSDTKDKFITWNFRSYNFTLMALWTKFLVEDSQREINGTLVESHDMHLDKLDARLAANLHEINILVVSSSHWFFRTNYLYEDGELIGCIYCSEDNITSFSVTSAIQRVFRTAISNLNSRRESRLQLTVVRTATTAHFENGQWNTGGACNRTEPVGEGTAMTSTIEREIRDVQVEEANRAQKEKKQKGGMNIEILDITKLMSMRPDAHPGIHWNNEWMRGYSDCSHWCLPGPIDMWNELLLAVLNKYKKNMEDQ, encoded by the exons ATGGACTGCAATCTATTCAATGGCACATGGATCAGGGATTTGGGAGGCCCAATCTACACTAACATGACATGCCCGACGATACCAGATTCAAAGAACTGCGCAAAGTATGGAAAACAAATGGATTATGTAAACTGGAGGTGGAAGCCACACGGCTGTGATATGGCAAGGTTTCAACCTCAGCTATTCTTAAATATTGTCCAAGGGAAGACATTGGCTTTCGTCGGGGATTCAATTGGACGGAACCAGATGGAGTCACTCCTCTGTTTATTGTCTCAG GTAGAAGCTCCAACAAAAGTTCACAGCGACACTAAAGATAAGTTTATCACATGGAACTTCAGATCTTATAACTTCACTCTCATGGCACTCTGGACAAAATTTCTAGTAGAAGATTCTCAAAGAGAGATCAACGGGACATTAGTTGAATCGCATGATATGCACTTAGATAAACTTGATGCAAGATTAGCTGCAAACTTGCATGAGATCAATATCTTAGTTGTATCTAGTTCACAttggttcttcagaacaaattatcTCTATGAAGATGGGGAACTAATCGGCTGCATATACTGCTCAGAGGATAACATCACAAGTTTCAGCGTCACTTCAGCTATTCAGAGGGTGTTTAGGACGGCTATCAGTAACTTGAATAGCCGCCGAGAATCCAGATTGCAGTTAACAGTGGTGAGGACAGCAACAACGGCACATTTTGAAAATGGCCAGTGGAATACTGGAGGAGCATGCAACAGAACTGAACCAGTGGGAGAAGGAACAGCAATGACCAGTACAATTGAAAGGGAAATAAGAGATGTCCAGGTTGAGGAAGCCAACAGAGCACAAAAGGAGAAAAAACAAAAGGGCGGGATGAATATAGAGATCCTAGATATAACCAAGCTTATGTCTATGAGACCTGATGCACACCCAGGGATTCATTGGAATAATGAGTGGATGAGGGGTTACAGTGATTGTTCGCATTGGTGCCTGCCAGGACCAATTGATATGTGGAATGAGCTATTACTTGCTGTGCTTAACAAATATAAGAAAAACATGGAAGACCAATGA